CTTCTTTCTGACTTCCATCTAAGTCTAGAAGCATCCCGTGGCCATTATAGTAGACAATTACAGAATCATTTTCTGATACTGTTTCAGTAAGCCACTTAAATCCCTTAACAACTCCTTTATACGTAGCATCTGAGTCAATCAGCTTTTTAATATTGCCTCTTGGGATTCCCATATTAGTTTCCAATGTTGAAGCAAAAAGGTCCACATCATTTTTGCAGACAGCTTTAATTTTCTGCCACGGCGGGCACGAGCCAATTGCAAGCACATAAATAGTTGAGGGATCAATCGGGGGTTGTTTACTAAGAGCACTTGTTGAACAAAGTGCAAAAATCGTAGTAACAATAAGAGCGAAAAGATTTTTATTATTAATCTTCATTGATTATTAATATACAACAAGCGGGCAACTGTCCTATAGAAAACACTGCAGAAAAACCTATCTAGTTCCGCCCTATTCTTCTGACTGGCTAACCGGGCAGTTTTCTACTTTTTCGCCGCCTAGTTTTTTGCAGTCATTCTCATCCTTTGCCAGCACACAAACCTCGGCTGATGAAATATTGCAAAACATGCCTGGATTTCCTTCTGATCCAAAGCCCACTACAGCTCTATCAAATGCATCCATAGCTGCTGCATTAAACGAGCCATAAGCTAGTCCAAGGACAGCAATAGCGAAAATAATAAGCAACCTTCTCATGAATATGCCTCCTAAAAATAACTTAATTACTCACCACTTGGCTGAGGACAACTATCTACTTTTTCGCCCTTAAGTTTTGTACAGTCATCTTCATTTTCTGCAAGTACGCAAACATTTACAGATTCTATGTTACAGAACATTCCGGGATTCTGATCCGAACCCAGCATCATCTGTGCACCCATGTTTTCTATATCCTTGGCTTGAGTATCTATTGATATGAAAGATACCCCAAATAAGATAAGGAGCATTACAACAATTATATTCTTCATACTTTAGCCTCCTAGAAATTATTATTGGAATTATTGTTCTTTAGGCAATGGACAAGAATCTACTTTTTTCCCTCTAAGCTTTTCACAATCCTCAGCTGTCTTTGCGAGCACGCACACCTCTTTAGATTCCACCTTGCAGAAAACACCAGCACTCACATCCGCACCTAATTCAACCTGTGCTCCCGCTTCCTCAAGCTGGTCAGCATATGAATAAGATGCAAATACAAACATAGCTAACGCTAATACCAATAATAGTCTTATCATGGATCTCCCTCTATATATTTATCTATTCAGTCTATTTTTCTTCTTCTGAGGAGGGACACGAGTCCACTTTCTTGCCCTCAAGTTTTTTGCAGTCCTCTTCATTTTGAGTCAGCACACAGACTTGAGCTGATTCTACATTGCAGAATTGTCCAGTGCCGATCTCCAAGTCCCAGCTTCCTTTATAAACTCCAGGAATTATTCCCGCCAAAGAAGTTGTTGCAAAAGCACTAAAGAGGAACGCCGCCAATATCATATGTCTCATGATAATTCCTCCTATATAGTGATATTATAACCCAGTTTATAGTTGGATTGTTAATAGAAAATATAATGCAGAGATGAGCCGGAATTTATGTGGTTCTAATATGCTTCTCCCAACCCTACCAAAATCTTCTGATCAATATGAACGCGGGAATAATTAGAAATGTTAGCAAGGAGCGCGGGCTTGTGCCTGATGACGCTAGTGAGCATGAATTGCTGCCGTCGCTACTTCTACCTCCCCCGTCTGGACCAGGTGAGATGGATGAAGGCCCTATAACTATAAATCCTGCTAAACCGCTAAGATCAATTGCAGGGTCAATTGTGGTGTTA
The DNA window shown above is from Thermodesulfobacteriota bacterium and carries:
- a CDS encoding caspase family protein — translated: MKINNKNLFALIVTTIFALCSTSALSKQPPIDPSTIYVLAIGSCPPWQKIKAVCKNDVDLFASTLETNMGIPRGNIKKLIDSDATYKGVVKGFKWLTETVSENDSVIVYYNGHGMLLDLDGSQKE